The Streptomyces sp. DH-12 genome has a window encoding:
- the rplW gene encoding 50S ribosomal protein L23 — translation MAARHPSIASKAAKAAKAARVAKARRHEAEGKNTVVTPASKAYTDPRDVLLKPVVSEKSYALIDENKYTFLVDPRANKTQIKEAVQAVFEVKVTGVNTINRVGKRKRTRTGFGQRAATKRAIVTLAEGDRIDIFGGPTA, via the coding sequence ATGGCTGCCCGTCACCCCTCGATCGCCTCGAAGGCCGCCAAGGCGGCCAAGGCTGCGCGCGTCGCCAAGGCGCGTCGCCACGAGGCCGAAGGCAAGAACACCGTCGTCACCCCGGCGAGCAAGGCGTACACGGACCCCCGTGACGTCCTGCTGAAGCCGGTCGTGTCCGAGAAGAGCTACGCGCTCATCGACGAGAACAAGTACACGTTCCTCGTCGACCCGCGTGCCAACAAGACCCAGATCAAGGAGGCCGTCCAGGCGGTCTTCGAGGTCAAGGTCACCGGGGTCAACACGATCAACCGCGTCGGCAAGCGCAAGCGCACCCGCACCGGCTTCGGCCAGCGTGCCGCCACCAAGCGCGCGATCGTGACCCTCGCCGAGGGCGACCGTATCGACATCTTCGGCGGTCCGACCGCGTAA
- the rpsQ gene encoding 30S ribosomal protein S17 translates to MSENNVTEETKAARGFRKTREGLVVSDKMDKTVVVAVEDRVKHALYGKVIRRTNKLKAHDEQNAAGVGDRVLLMETRPLSATKRWRVVEILEKAK, encoded by the coding sequence ATGAGCGAGAACAACGTGACTGAAGAGACGAAGGCCGCCCGCGGTTTCCGCAAGACCCGTGAGGGTCTGGTCGTCAGCGACAAGATGGACAAGACCGTCGTCGTCGCCGTCGAGGACCGTGTCAAGCACGCGCTGTACGGCAAGGTCATCCGCCGTACCAACAAGCTCAAGGCGCACGACGAGCAGAACGCCGCGGGTGTCGGCGACCGCGTCCTCCTCATGGAGACCCGGCCGCTGTCCGCGACGAAGCGCTGGCGCGTCGTCGAGATCCTCGAGAAGGCCAAGTAA
- the rpmC gene encoding 50S ribosomal protein L29 yields the protein MSAGTKASELRELGNEELLAKLREAKEELFNLRFQAATGQLENHGRLKAVRKDIARIYTLMRERELGIETVESA from the coding sequence ATGTCGGCCGGTACCAAGGCGTCAGAGCTGCGCGAGCTGGGCAACGAGGAGCTTCTGGCGAAGCTCCGCGAGGCCAAGGAAGAGCTGTTCAACCTCCGCTTCCAGGCGGCCACGGGTCAGCTCGAGAACCACGGTCGGCTCAAGGCCGTCCGCAAGGACATCGCGCGGATCTACACCCTGATGCGTGAGCGCGAGCTGGGCATCGAGACGGTGGAGAGCGCATGA
- the rplD gene encoding 50S ribosomal protein L4: MSTVDILSPAGDKAGTVELPAEIFDVEKVSVPLIHQVVVAQLAAARQGTHKTKTRGEVRGGGRKPYRQKGTGRARQGSTRAPQFAGGGVVHGPVPRDYSQRTPKKMKAAALRHALTDRARHNRIHVVTGVVEGETPSTKAAKTLFGKISERKNLLLVVDRADEAAWLSARNLPQVHILEPGQLNTYDVLVSDDVVFTKAAFESFVAGPNKANDNEGSEV, translated from the coding sequence ATGAGCACTGTTGACATCCTTTCGCCGGCGGGCGACAAGGCCGGTACCGTCGAGCTCCCCGCGGAGATCTTCGACGTCGAGAAGGTCAGCGTTCCGCTGATCCACCAGGTCGTCGTCGCGCAGCTGGCCGCTGCCCGCCAGGGCACGCACAAGACGAAGACCCGTGGCGAGGTCCGTGGTGGCGGCAGGAAGCCGTACCGCCAGAAGGGCACCGGCCGCGCCCGTCAGGGCTCGACCCGCGCGCCGCAGTTCGCCGGTGGTGGCGTCGTGCACGGTCCCGTGCCGCGCGACTACTCGCAGCGCACGCCCAAGAAGATGAAGGCTGCCGCCCTGCGTCACGCCCTCACCGACCGGGCGCGCCACAACCGCATCCACGTCGTCACCGGCGTGGTCGAGGGTGAGACCCCGTCCACCAAGGCCGCCAAGACGCTGTTCGGCAAGATCTCGGAGCGCAAGAACCTGCTCCTGGTCGTCGACCGCGCCGACGAGGCCGCGTGGCTGTCCGCCCGCAACCTGCCCCAGGTCCACATCCTGGAGCCGGGCCAGCTGAACACGTACGACGTTCTCGTCTCGGACGACGTGGTCTTCACCAAGGCCGCTTTCGAGTCCTTCGTCGCCGGCCCGAACAAGGCCAACGACAACGAAGGGAGCGAGGTCTGA
- the rplX gene encoding 50S ribosomal protein L24, producing MKIKKGDLVQVITGKDKGKQGKVIAAFPREQRVLVEGVNRVKKHTKAGPTARGSQAGGIVTTEAPIHVSNVQLVVEKDGKKVVTRVGYRFDDEGNKIRVAKRTGEDI from the coding sequence ATGAAGATCAAGAAGGGCGACCTGGTCCAGGTCATCACCGGCAAGGACAAGGGCAAGCAGGGCAAGGTCATCGCCGCTTTCCCGCGCGAGCAGCGCGTCCTGGTCGAGGGTGTCAACCGGGTCAAGAAGCACACCAAGGCCGGTCCGACGGCTCGCGGTTCCCAGGCCGGCGGCATCGTCACCACCGAGGCCCCGATCCACGTCTCCAACGTCCAGCTGGTCGTGGAGAAGGACGGCAAGAAGGTCGTGACCCGCGTCGGCTACCGCTTCGACGACGAGGGCAACAAGATCCGCGTTGCCAAGCGGACGGGTGAGGACATCTGA
- the rplB gene encoding 50S ribosomal protein L2 — MGIRKYKPTTPGRRGSSVADFVEVTRSTPEKSLVRPLHSKGGRNNSGRVTVRHQGGGHKRAYRVIDFRRHDKDGVPAKVAHIEYDPNRTARIALLHYADGEKRYILAPRGLNQGDRVENGPGADIKPGNNLALRNIPVGTTLHAIELRPGGGAKFARSAGASVQLLAKEGTMAHLRMPSGEIRLVDQRCRATIGEVGNAEQSNINWGKAGRKRWLGVRPTVRGVVMNPVDHPHGGGEGRTSGGRHPVSPWGKKEGRTRSPKKASNKYIVRRRKTNKKR, encoded by the coding sequence ATGGGTATCCGCAAGTACAAGCCGACGACTCCGGGCCGTCGTGGCTCCAGCGTCGCCGACTTCGTCGAGGTCACGCGGTCCACGCCGGAGAAGTCGCTGGTCCGTCCCCTGCACAGCAAGGGCGGCCGTAACAATTCCGGTCGTGTGACCGTCCGCCACCAGGGCGGTGGCCACAAGCGCGCCTACCGAGTGATCGACTTCCGTCGTCACGACAAGGACGGCGTGCCGGCGAAGGTCGCGCACATCGAGTACGACCCCAACCGCACCGCGCGCATCGCGCTCCTGCACTACGCGGACGGCGAGAAGCGCTACATCCTCGCGCCGCGTGGCCTGAACCAGGGCGACCGCGTCGAGAACGGTCCCGGGGCCGACATCAAGCCGGGCAACAACCTCGCCCTGCGCAACATCCCGGTCGGTACGACGCTGCACGCCATCGAGCTGCGTCCCGGCGGCGGCGCCAAGTTCGCCCGCTCCGCCGGCGCCTCGGTGCAGCTGCTCGCGAAGGAGGGCACCATGGCCCACCTCCGCATGCCCTCCGGTGAGATCCGCCTGGTCGACCAGCGCTGCCGCGCCACCATCGGCGAGGTCGGCAACGCCGAGCAGAGCAACATCAACTGGGGCAAGGCCGGCCGTAAGCGGTGGCTGGGCGTCCGCCCGACCGTCCGCGGTGTCGTCATGAACCCGGTCGACCACCCGCACGGTGGTGGTGAGGGCCGTACCTCCGGTGGCCGTCACCCCGTGTCCCCCTGGGGCAAGAAGGAAGGCCGTACTCGTTCGCCCAAGAAGGCGTCGAACAAGTACATCGTCCGCCGCCGCAAGACGAACAAGAAGCGCTAA
- a CDS encoding type Z 30S ribosomal protein S14 — protein sequence MAKKALIAKAARKPKFGVRGYTRCQRCGRPHSVYRKFGLCRVCLREMAHRGELPGVTKSSW from the coding sequence ATGGCGAAGAAGGCTCTCATCGCGAAGGCTGCTCGCAAGCCCAAGTTCGGTGTGCGTGGCTACACCCGCTGCCAGCGCTGCGGCCGTCCGCACTCCGTGTACCGCAAGTTCGGCCTGTGCCGCGTGTGCCTTCGTGAGATGGCTCACCGTGGCGAGCTGCCGGGCGTGACCAAGAGCTCCTGGTAA
- a CDS encoding SUKH-3 domain-containing protein, whose product MSDDLTRGWSRRTEDVLRRAGWGPGRAVPTGTWESVLRERGGFVVHGAADAFLSEFGGLVTYGWPADSITTSSAIRFDPLQAAWQGERFAEASREAGTPLCPVGTADQGASLLGLSEDGVLHLVRERAEPMGASTDRALDRLVETQQTQSGLWSPGGSTQEHPFWRHFRAGHAGPDAGSRWPEETDRVLRAGGWFPGRAVATDTWESILLHTGEFEPHDAARRFLAEFGALAVPHRDPADAMPWVEFSLDPLAAMWDAEIIDDLAEQAGAELYPIGTRDRGNQYLAMAEDGAVYAGMDHVHLLASTPDEALRRLTARVRPEAAP is encoded by the coding sequence GTGAGTGACGACCTGACACGTGGGTGGTCGCGGCGGACCGAGGACGTGCTGCGTCGCGCGGGCTGGGGGCCCGGCCGTGCCGTGCCCACGGGGACCTGGGAGTCGGTGCTGCGAGAGCGCGGGGGATTCGTGGTCCATGGTGCCGCCGACGCGTTCCTCTCCGAGTTCGGCGGCCTCGTGACGTACGGCTGGCCGGCCGACTCGATCACCACCTCGTCGGCGATTCGGTTCGACCCCCTGCAGGCCGCGTGGCAGGGGGAGCGCTTCGCCGAGGCGAGCCGGGAAGCGGGAACGCCGTTGTGTCCCGTGGGCACCGCGGACCAGGGTGCAAGCCTCCTCGGCCTCAGTGAGGACGGCGTGCTCCACCTTGTGCGGGAGCGCGCGGAACCGATGGGGGCGAGCACCGACCGGGCGCTGGACCGCCTGGTGGAGACGCAGCAGACGCAGTCGGGGCTCTGGTCACCGGGCGGATCGACGCAGGAGCACCCCTTCTGGCGACACTTCCGTGCCGGGCATGCCGGTCCGGACGCCGGGTCGCGCTGGCCCGAGGAGACGGACCGAGTGCTGAGGGCGGGCGGCTGGTTCCCGGGCAGGGCAGTGGCCACGGACACGTGGGAGAGCATTCTGCTGCACACCGGCGAGTTCGAACCGCACGACGCCGCCCGCCGCTTCCTCGCCGAGTTCGGCGCCCTGGCCGTGCCCCACCGCGACCCCGCGGATGCGATGCCGTGGGTGGAGTTCTCGCTCGACCCGCTGGCGGCGATGTGGGACGCCGAGATCATCGACGACCTCGCCGAACAGGCGGGCGCCGAGCTGTACCCCATCGGCACGCGGGACCGCGGCAACCAGTACCTCGCCATGGCGGAGGACGGAGCCGTGTACGCGGGGATGGACCACGTCCACCTGCTGGCCTCCACCCCCGACGAAGCCCTGCGCAGGCTCACCGCACGGGTGCGGCCGGAAGCCGCTCCCTGA
- the rplP gene encoding 50S ribosomal protein L16 → MLIPRRVKHRKQHHPKRNGMSKGGTQVAFGEYGIQALTPAYVTNRQIEAARIAMTRHIKRGGKVWINIYPDRPLTKKPAETRMGSGKGSPEWWVANVKPGRVMFELSYPNEKIAREALTRAAHKLPMKCKIVKREAGEA, encoded by the coding sequence ATGCTGATCCCCCGTAGGGTCAAGCACCGCAAGCAGCACCACCCGAAGCGCAACGGCATGTCGAAGGGTGGCACGCAGGTCGCGTTCGGCGAGTACGGCATCCAGGCGCTCACCCCGGCGTACGTGACGAACCGCCAGATCGAGGCCGCTCGTATCGCCATGACCCGTCACATCAAGCGTGGCGGCAAGGTCTGGATCAACATCTACCCGGACCGCCCCCTCACCAAGAAGCCGGCCGAGACCCGCATGGGTTCCGGTAAGGGCTCCCCGGAGTGGTGGGTGGCCAACGTCAAGCCCGGACGCGTGATGTTCGAGCTGTCGTACCCCAACGAGAAGATCGCGCGCGAGGCCCTGACCCGTGCGGCTCACAAGCTGCCGATGAAGTGCAAGATCGTCAAGCGCGAGGCAGGTGAAGCGTGA
- the rplE gene encoding 50S ribosomal protein L5: MATTTTPRLKTKYREEIAGKLREEFSYENVMQVPGLVKIVVNMGVGDAARDSKLIEGAIRDLTTITGQKPAVTKARKSIAQFKLREGQPIGAHVTLRGDRMWEFLDRTLSLALPRIRDFRGLSPKQFDGRGNYTFGLTEQVMFHEIDQDKIDRVRGMDITVVTTATNDEEGRALLRHLGFPFKEA, translated from the coding sequence ATGGCTACCACCACCACTCCGCGTCTCAAGACGAAGTACCGCGAGGAGATCGCGGGCAAGCTGCGTGAGGAGTTCTCGTACGAGAACGTCATGCAGGTTCCCGGCCTCGTCAAGATCGTGGTCAACATGGGTGTGGGCGACGCCGCCCGCGACTCCAAGCTGATCGAGGGCGCCATCCGCGACCTCACCACGATCACCGGTCAGAAGCCGGCCGTCACCAAGGCCCGCAAGTCCATCGCGCAGTTCAAGCTGCGCGAGGGCCAGCCGATCGGTGCCCACGTCACGCTCCGTGGCGACCGCATGTGGGAGTTCCTGGACCGCACCCTGTCGCTCGCGCTGCCGCGCATCCGCGACTTCCGCGGCCTGTCCCCCAAGCAGTTCGACGGCCGTGGCAACTACACCTTCGGTCTCACGGAGCAGGTCATGTTCCACGAGATCGACCAGGACAAGATCGACCGCGTCCGGGGTATGGACATCACCGTGGTGACCACGGCGACCAACGACGAAGAGGGCCGTGCCCTTCTCCGTCACCTCGGCTTCCCGTTCAAGGAGGCGTGA
- the rplN gene encoding 50S ribosomal protein L14, whose amino-acid sequence MIQQESRLRVADNTGAKEILCIRVLGGSGRRYAGIGDVIVATVKDAIPGGNVKKGDVVKAVIVRTVKERRRPDGSYIRFDENAAVILKNDGDPRGTRIFGPVGRELREKKFMKIISLAPEVL is encoded by the coding sequence GTGATCCAGCAGGAGTCGCGACTGCGTGTCGCCGACAACACGGGTGCGAAGGAGATCCTCTGCATCCGTGTGCTCGGTGGCTCCGGTCGCCGCTACGCGGGTATCGGTGACGTCATCGTCGCCACCGTCAAGGACGCGATCCCCGGTGGCAACGTGAAGAAGGGTGACGTCGTCAAGGCGGTCATCGTTCGCACCGTCAAGGAGCGCCGCCGTCCGGACGGCTCGTACATCCGCTTCGACGAGAACGCCGCCGTCATTCTGAAGAACGACGGCGACCCTCGTGGCACCCGTATCTTCGGCCCCGTGGGCCGTGAGCTGCGCGAGAAGAAGTTCATGAAGATCATCTCCCTCGCGCCGGAGGTGCTGTGA
- the rplC gene encoding 50S ribosomal protein L3, with protein sequence MAKQIKGILGEKLGMTQVWDANNRVVPVTVVKAGPNVVTQVRTNDVDGYESVQIAFGEIDPRKVNKPLKGHFAKADVTPRRHLVEIRTSDASEYTLGQEITAEVFEAGVKVDVTGKSKGKGFAGVMKRHNFRGLGAGHGTQRKHRSPGSIGGCATPGRVFKGLRMAGRMGNERVTTQNLTVHAVDAEKGLLLIKGAVPGPNGGLVLVRTAAKGA encoded by the coding sequence ATGGCTAAGCAGATCAAGGGCATCCTGGGCGAGAAGCTCGGCATGACGCAGGTGTGGGACGCGAACAACCGCGTCGTCCCGGTCACCGTCGTCAAGGCCGGCCCCAACGTCGTCACCCAGGTCCGCACGAACGACGTCGACGGCTACGAGTCCGTCCAGATCGCCTTCGGCGAGATCGACCCGCGCAAGGTGAACAAGCCCCTCAAGGGTCACTTCGCCAAGGCCGACGTCACCCCCCGTCGTCACCTCGTCGAGATCCGCACGTCGGACGCCTCCGAGTACACGCTGGGCCAGGAGATCACCGCCGAGGTGTTCGAGGCCGGCGTGAAGGTCGACGTGACCGGCAAGAGCAAGGGCAAGGGCTTCGCCGGTGTCATGAAGCGCCACAACTTCCGTGGCCTCGGCGCCGGGCACGGCACCCAGCGCAAGCACCGCTCGCCCGGTTCCATCGGTGGCTGCGCCACCCCGGGTCGTGTGTTCAAGGGCCTCCGCATGGCGGGTCGCATGGGCAACGAGCGGGTCACCACCCAGAACCTGACCGTCCACGCCGTTGACGCGGAGAAGGGTCTGCTGCTCATCAAGGGCGCGGTTCCCGGTCCGAACGGCGGCCTCGTCCTGGTCCGCACCGCGGCCAAGGGGGCCTGA
- the rpsJ gene encoding 30S ribosomal protein S10, with translation MAGQKIRIRLKAYDHEVIDSSAKKIVETVTRTGASVAGPVPLPTEKNVYCVIKSPHKYKDSREHFEMRTHKRLIDILDPTPKTVDSLMRLDLPAGVDIEIKL, from the coding sequence ATGGCGGGACAGAAGATCCGCATCCGGCTCAAGGCCTACGACCACGAGGTCATCGACTCTTCGGCGAAGAAGATCGTCGAGACGGTGACCCGTACTGGTGCGTCGGTCGCGGGCCCGGTGCCGCTGCCCACTGAGAAGAACGTGTACTGCGTCATCAAGTCGCCGCACAAGTACAAGGACTCGCGCGAGCACTTCGAGATGCGCACGCACAAGCGCCTGATCGACATCCTCGACCCGACCCCCAAGACCGTTGACTCTCTGATGCGACTCGACCTCCCGGCCGGTGTCGACATCGAGATCAAGCTCTGA
- the rplV gene encoding 50S ribosomal protein L22, translating into MEARAQARYIRVTPMKARRVVDLIRGMDATEAQAVLRFAPQAASVPVGKVLDSAIANAAHNYDHTDVDSLFISEAYVDEGPTLKRFRPRAQGRAYRIRKRTSHITVVVSSKEGTR; encoded by the coding sequence ATGGAAGCCAGGGCCCAGGCGCGGTACATCCGCGTCACGCCCATGAAGGCCCGCCGCGTGGTGGACCTCATCCGTGGCATGGACGCCACGGAGGCCCAGGCCGTCCTGCGATTCGCTCCGCAGGCAGCCTCGGTTCCGGTGGGCAAGGTGCTGGACAGCGCCATTGCCAACGCCGCGCACAACTACGACCACACCGACGTCGACAGCCTCTTCATCTCCGAGGCCTACGTCGACGAGGGCCCGACCCTGAAGCGGTTCCGTCCGCGCGCCCAGGGCCGCGCCTACCGGATCCGCAAGCGGACCAGCCACATCACCGTGGTCGTCAGCAGCAAGGAAGGAACCCGGTAA
- the rpsC gene encoding 30S ribosomal protein S3, with protein MGQKVNPHGFRLGVTTDFKSRWYADKLYKDYVKEDVAIRRMMTSGMERAGISKVEIERTRDRVRVDIHTARPGIVIGRRGAEADRIRGDLEKLTGKQVQLNILEVKNPETDAQLVAQAVAEQLSSRVSFRRAMRKSMQSAMKAGAKGIKIQCGGRLGGAEMSRSEFYREGRVPLHTLRANVDYGFFEAKTTFGRIGVKVWIYKGDVKNIAEVRAENAAARAGNRPARGGADRPARGGRGGERGGRGRKPQQAPAAEAPKAEAPAAAPAESTGTEA; from the coding sequence ATGGGCCAGAAGGTTAACCCGCATGGGTTCCGGCTCGGTGTCACGACCGACTTCAAGTCGCGTTGGTACGCCGACAAGCTGTACAAGGACTACGTCAAGGAAGACGTCGCCATCCGTCGGATGATGACGTCCGGCATGGAGCGCGCCGGCATCTCCAAGGTCGAGATCGAGCGCACCCGTGACCGTGTGCGTGTGGACATCCACACCGCGCGTCCGGGCATCGTGATCGGCCGCCGTGGCGCCGAGGCCGACCGCATCCGCGGCGACCTCGAGAAGCTCACCGGCAAGCAGGTCCAGCTGAACATCCTCGAGGTCAAGAACCCCGAGACGGACGCTCAGCTCGTGGCCCAGGCCGTCGCCGAGCAGCTCTCCTCCCGCGTCTCCTTCCGCCGCGCCATGCGCAAGAGCATGCAGTCGGCCATGAAGGCGGGCGCCAAGGGCATCAAGATCCAGTGCGGCGGCCGCCTCGGCGGCGCCGAGATGTCCCGCTCGGAGTTCTACCGCGAGGGCCGCGTGCCCCTGCACACGCTCCGCGCGAACGTGGACTACGGCTTCTTCGAGGCCAAGACGACCTTCGGCCGCATCGGCGTGAAGGTCTGGATCTACAAGGGCGACGTCAAGAACATCGCCGAGGTCCGCGCCGAGAACGCCGCTGCCCGCGCCGGCAACCGCCCGGCCCGTGGCGGTGCCGACCGCCCGGCCCGTGGTGGCCGCGGTGGCGAGCGTGGCGGTCGCGGTCGCAAGCCGCAGCAGGCTCCCGCTGCCGAGGCCCCCAAGGCCGAGGCTCCGGCGGCCGCTCCGGCTGAGAGCACCGGAACGGAGGCCTGA
- the rpsS gene encoding 30S ribosomal protein S19, with product MPRSLKKGPFVDDHLMKKVDVQNEAGTKNVIKTWSRRSMIVPAMLGHTIAVHNGKTHIPVFVTESMVGHKLGEFSPTRTFRGHVKEDRKSKRR from the coding sequence ATGCCTCGTAGCTTGAAGAAGGGACCCTTCGTCGACGACCACCTGATGAAGAAGGTGGACGTCCAGAACGAAGCCGGTACCAAGAACGTCATCAAGACCTGGTCCCGCCGCTCCATGATCGTCCCGGCGATGCTCGGCCACACGATCGCGGTGCACAACGGCAAGACCCACATCCCGGTGTTCGTCACCGAGTCGATGGTCGGTCACAAGCTCGGCGAGTTCTCGCCGACGCGGACCTTCCGGGGTCACGTCAAGGAAGACCGGAAGTCGAAGCGCCGCTAG